The following coding sequences are from one Apus apus isolate bApuApu2 chromosome 10, bApuApu2.pri.cur, whole genome shotgun sequence window:
- the TIPIN gene encoding TIMELESS-interacting protein isoform X3: MIDPLENNLFDLPDYENTEDETFPPLPPPASPGRDDVEWAQANGEPDGNQQSQTKDSVVAPQRAVKRPRPKLDAQRLISERGLPALRHMFDSVKFKGKGHEAEDLKILIQHMEHWAHRLFPKLQFEDFIDRVEALGNKKEVQTCLKRIRLDLPVLHEDFGSNEDGGGESNGLDTASEDVHSCPGSAEELSSLPGTTLTEEQHQRIQKNRQLALERRQAKLQWNSQAQHNELSTQYLEEEFNTPAAEDSTDLIEDTQVTATKVPVAEPEDTEWECASEQQ; the protein is encoded by the exons ATGATAGATCCTTTAGAGAACAACTTGTTTGATCTTCCTGATTACGAGAATACAGAAGATGAAACGTTCCCACCTCTtccacctcctgcctctccagGAAGAGATGATGTTGAGTGGGCTCAAGCTAATGGAG aaCCAGATGGAAACCAGCAGTCACAAACAAAGGATTCTGTTGTAGCTCCACAGAGAGCAGTTAAAAGACCAAGGCCTAAACTGGATGCCCAGag GCTAATTTCTGAAAGAGGACTTCCAGCCCTAAGACACATGTTTGACAGTGTAAAGTTCAAGGGTAAGGGGCATGAG GCAGAGGACCTGAAGATACTCATACAACATATGGAACACTGGGCTCATAGACTATTTCCAAAATTGCAATTTGAGGATTTTATTGACAGAGTAGAGGCTTtgggaaacaaaaaggaagttCAG ACCTGCCTAAAGCGGATTAGACTTGACCTTCCTGTTTTACATGAAGACTTTGGGAGTAATGAAG ATGGTGGAGGGGAAAGCAACGGCCTGGACACAGCCTCTGAAGATGTGCATTCCTGCCCTGGAAGTGCAGAGGAGCTCAGTTCTCTCCCTGGTACAACCCTCACAGAGGAGCAACACCAGCGCATCCAGAAGAACAGGCAGCTGGCCTTGGAACGCAGGCAAGCAAAGCTGCAGTGGAACAGCCAGGCACAGCACAATG agctcTCCACTCAGTACTTGGAAGAGGAGTTTAACACCCCAGCTGCTGAAGACTCCACTGATCTGATTGAAGACACTCAAGTTACTGCAACCAAGGTTCCTGTTGCAGAACCTGAAGATACAGAATGGGAATGTGCCAGTGAACAGCAGTAA
- the TIPIN gene encoding TIMELESS-interacting protein isoform X1 — protein MIDPLENNLFDLPDYENTEDETFPPLPPPASPGRDDVEWAQANGEPDGNQQSQTKDSVVAPQRAVKRPRPKLDAQRLISERGLPALRHMFDSVKFKGKGHEAEDLKILIQHMEHWAHRLFPKLQFEDFIDRVEALGNKKEVQTCLKRIRLDLPVLHEDFGSNEDGGGESNGLDTASEDVHSCPGSAEELSSLPGTTLTEEQHQRIQKNRQLALERRQAKLQWNSQAQHNAELSTQYLEEEFNTPAAEDSTDLIEDTQVTATKVPVAEPEDTEWECASEQQSFMEVFTIISVSLDRTLETADKQLHTPGNRVKVFICILQDIFTPSL, from the exons ATGATAGATCCTTTAGAGAACAACTTGTTTGATCTTCCTGATTACGAGAATACAGAAGATGAAACGTTCCCACCTCTtccacctcctgcctctccagGAAGAGATGATGTTGAGTGGGCTCAAGCTAATGGAG aaCCAGATGGAAACCAGCAGTCACAAACAAAGGATTCTGTTGTAGCTCCACAGAGAGCAGTTAAAAGACCAAGGCCTAAACTGGATGCCCAGag GCTAATTTCTGAAAGAGGACTTCCAGCCCTAAGACACATGTTTGACAGTGTAAAGTTCAAGGGTAAGGGGCATGAG GCAGAGGACCTGAAGATACTCATACAACATATGGAACACTGGGCTCATAGACTATTTCCAAAATTGCAATTTGAGGATTTTATTGACAGAGTAGAGGCTTtgggaaacaaaaaggaagttCAG ACCTGCCTAAAGCGGATTAGACTTGACCTTCCTGTTTTACATGAAGACTTTGGGAGTAATGAAG ATGGTGGAGGGGAAAGCAACGGCCTGGACACAGCCTCTGAAGATGTGCATTCCTGCCCTGGAAGTGCAGAGGAGCTCAGTTCTCTCCCTGGTACAACCCTCACAGAGGAGCAACACCAGCGCATCCAGAAGAACAGGCAGCTGGCCTTGGAACGCAGGCAAGCAAAGCTGCAGTGGAACAGCCAGGCACAGCACAATG cagagctcTCCACTCAGTACTTGGAAGAGGAGTTTAACACCCCAGCTGCTGAAGACTCCACTGATCTGATTGAAGACACTCAAGTTACTGCAACCAAGGTTCCTGTTGCAGAACCTGAAGATACAGAATGGGAATGTGCCAGTGAACAGCA AAGCTTCATGGAAGTCTTCACCATCATCTCTGTATCCTTGGACAGAACTCTTGAAACTGCAGATAAGCAGCTCCATACACCAGGAAACAGAGTAAAGGTCTTTATCTGCATTTTACAAGACATCTTTACCCCCTCCCTGTGA
- the TIPIN gene encoding TIMELESS-interacting protein isoform X2: protein MIDPLENNLFDLPDYENTEDETFPPLPPPASPGRDDVEWAQANGEPDGNQQSQTKDSVVAPQRAVKRPRPKLDAQRLISERGLPALRHMFDSVKFKGKGHEAEDLKILIQHMEHWAHRLFPKLQFEDFIDRVEALGNKKEVQTCLKRIRLDLPVLHEDFGSNEDGGGESNGLDTASEDVHSCPGSAEELSSLPGTTLTEEQHQRIQKNRQLALERRQAKLQWNSQAQHNELSTQYLEEEFNTPAAEDSTDLIEDTQVTATKVPVAEPEDTEWECASEQQSFMEVFTIISVSLDRTLETADKQLHTPGNRVKVFICILQDIFTPSL, encoded by the exons ATGATAGATCCTTTAGAGAACAACTTGTTTGATCTTCCTGATTACGAGAATACAGAAGATGAAACGTTCCCACCTCTtccacctcctgcctctccagGAAGAGATGATGTTGAGTGGGCTCAAGCTAATGGAG aaCCAGATGGAAACCAGCAGTCACAAACAAAGGATTCTGTTGTAGCTCCACAGAGAGCAGTTAAAAGACCAAGGCCTAAACTGGATGCCCAGag GCTAATTTCTGAAAGAGGACTTCCAGCCCTAAGACACATGTTTGACAGTGTAAAGTTCAAGGGTAAGGGGCATGAG GCAGAGGACCTGAAGATACTCATACAACATATGGAACACTGGGCTCATAGACTATTTCCAAAATTGCAATTTGAGGATTTTATTGACAGAGTAGAGGCTTtgggaaacaaaaaggaagttCAG ACCTGCCTAAAGCGGATTAGACTTGACCTTCCTGTTTTACATGAAGACTTTGGGAGTAATGAAG ATGGTGGAGGGGAAAGCAACGGCCTGGACACAGCCTCTGAAGATGTGCATTCCTGCCCTGGAAGTGCAGAGGAGCTCAGTTCTCTCCCTGGTACAACCCTCACAGAGGAGCAACACCAGCGCATCCAGAAGAACAGGCAGCTGGCCTTGGAACGCAGGCAAGCAAAGCTGCAGTGGAACAGCCAGGCACAGCACAATG agctcTCCACTCAGTACTTGGAAGAGGAGTTTAACACCCCAGCTGCTGAAGACTCCACTGATCTGATTGAAGACACTCAAGTTACTGCAACCAAGGTTCCTGTTGCAGAACCTGAAGATACAGAATGGGAATGTGCCAGTGAACAGCA AAGCTTCATGGAAGTCTTCACCATCATCTCTGTATCCTTGGACAGAACTCTTGAAACTGCAGATAAGCAGCTCCATACACCAGGAAACAGAGTAAAGGTCTTTATCTGCATTTTACAAGACATCTTTACCCCCTCCCTGTGA